The Pontibacillus halophilus JSM 076056 = DSM 19796 genome has a window encoding:
- a CDS encoding winged helix-turn-helix transcriptional regulator — MPEQPVVDEQGKLKCSIEFTLNKIGGKWKTVILWHLGEDGPLRYNALRRLLPGIAHKVMTQQLKELEEDGFILRKQYDEIPPKVEYELSHKGETLRPILLEMHKWGTENQ, encoded by the coding sequence ATGCCGGAACAACCCGTTGTAGACGAGCAAGGAAAGCTGAAATGCTCCATAGAATTTACATTGAATAAGATCGGCGGCAAATGGAAGACCGTCATTCTTTGGCACTTAGGTGAGGACGGGCCACTTCGCTATAATGCATTGCGCCGCTTGCTGCCTGGCATTGCACATAAAGTGATGACTCAGCAGCTGAAAGAATTGGAGGAAGATGGCTTCATCTTAAGAAAGCAATACGATGAAATCCCTCCAAAAGTAGAGTATGAGCTATCCCACAAAGGTGAAACACTTCGACCTATATTGCTTGAAATGCATAAATGGGGTACGGAAAATCAATAA
- a CDS encoding lactoylglutathione lyase family protein produces the protein METYPRTFSHIGLSVPNLEEAIKFYKEVFGWYVIMEPSEVVNDDTTMGQMCRDVFGDNWEKFRIAHLSTGDRIGIEIFEFPENEQPEDNFDYWKTGLFHFAVQDPDIEGLVEKIKAHGGKQRMPIREYYPGEKPYRMVYVEDPYGIVFEIYSHSYELTYSKGAY, from the coding sequence ATGGAAACTTATCCACGTACATTTTCACACATTGGACTTTCTGTACCGAACCTAGAGGAAGCAATTAAATTCTATAAAGAAGTATTTGGCTGGTATGTCATCATGGAACCTTCTGAGGTTGTAAATGATGATACGACGATGGGGCAAATGTGCCGCGATGTATTCGGAGACAACTGGGAGAAATTCCGTATCGCTCACTTATCTACTGGTGACCGTATTGGTATTGAAATCTTTGAATTCCCAGAGAATGAACAGCCAGAAGACAACTTCGATTATTGGAAGACTGGACTTTTCCATTTCGCCGTTCAAGACCCTGATATTGAGGGGCTAGTTGAGAAGATTAAAGCACATGGCGGAAAGCAGCGCATGCCAATTCGTGAGTATTACCCAGGGGAGAAGCCATACCGCATGGTTTATGTAGAAGACCCTTACGGCATTGTATTTGAGATTTACTCTCATAGCTACGAATTAACGTATTCTAAAGGTGCTTACTAA
- a CDS encoding YdeI/OmpD-associated family protein, which yields MRTIIDKLNLSKYEKITVLHQPDDYTVFDQLPTTLSAQHDAIFIFVMNIEEMKVNLQNVVEDESVLAQKGTVFFAYPKKGNKRYDSYIHRDEMFPALGINDDGYVSGSDIKFSRMVSMDDVFTVVGMKKEPKKVKKTSSPSQCVADYEDRIDEVKELLKDTPEQLSFFQQLTPGYQRDWARQIFSAKQQATRDKRAKQMIEILGQGYKSLDLYRREQK from the coding sequence ATGCGAACGATTATCGACAAGTTAAATCTATCCAAGTATGAGAAGATAACGGTGCTTCATCAGCCGGATGATTATACCGTTTTTGACCAACTGCCAACCACATTATCGGCTCAACACGATGCCATTTTTATCTTTGTGATGAACATAGAAGAAATGAAAGTGAACTTGCAGAACGTAGTAGAAGATGAATCAGTTCTGGCACAGAAAGGAACGGTTTTCTTTGCTTATCCAAAGAAGGGAAACAAGCGTTATGATAGCTACATACACCGAGATGAAATGTTTCCGGCTCTAGGGATAAACGATGACGGCTACGTAAGTGGAAGCGATATTAAGTTCTCAAGAATGGTGAGCATGGATGATGTATTCACGGTCGTTGGAATGAAGAAGGAACCGAAGAAAGTTAAGAAAACTTCTTCTCCGAGCCAGTGTGTAGCGGATTATGAGGACCGAATCGATGAAGTGAAAGAACTCTTAAAAGACACGCCCGAGCAACTATCTTTCTTTCAACAACTAACGCCAGGATACCAGCGTGATTGGGCGAGACAAATCTTCTCTGCCAAGCAACAGGCGACTCGCGATAAGCGTGCCAAACAAATGATTGAGATCTTAGGACAAGGTTATAAATCATTGGACCTTTATCGAAGAGAACAGAAGTGA